Proteins co-encoded in one Gossypium arboreum isolate Shixiya-1 chromosome 11, ASM2569848v2, whole genome shotgun sequence genomic window:
- the LOC108472598 gene encoding F-box protein At4g35930: MGKVSPKDRDLKTAKKNRRLKSSSSKYLKPGTLAQLRHSKVSAAKLCTDLGKKRVAVLSSKKPEDDNLLIENMVAEKIPLMLSPMDLHKQSSMTRTPKTPRPEDFESESRLESLPMDLLVKILCHLHHDQLRAVFHVSQRIRRAVCLARQFHFNYTTPDRSRQEMLSTMTPRVTEHWPFLSKRDGKSNLIGSPHTPKAPRQGPRPPSRIKVTELRQIAAVLFQDSGFPSRCMVPSVLPKPLCKSLASNRVLFYEDELCQAVAQNKLR, translated from the exons ATGGGAAAAGTGTCTCCTAAAGATAGGGATTTAAAGACAGCTAAAAAGAACAGGCGATTGAAGAGTTCGAGCAGTAAGTATCTCAAACCAGGTACTCTTGCTCAGCTTCGGCATAGTAAAGTTTCAGCTGCCAAGTTGTGTACCGATCTTGGGAAGAAAAGGGTGGCTGTATTAAGTTCTAAGAAACCGGAGGATGATAATCTTTTGATCGAAAATATGGTTGCTGAGAAAATCCCTTTGATGTTATCGCCCATGGATTTGCATAAGCAGAGTAGTATGACGCGGACTCCAAAGACACCTCGGCCTGAAGACTTCGAATCAGAGTCAAGGCTTGAGTCTCTTCCAATGGATTTACTG GTTAAAATACTCTGTCACTTGCATCACGACCAACTGAGGGCAGTTTTTCATGTTTCTCAAAGGATAAGAAGAGCT GTTTGTCTTGCAAggcaatttcatttcaattatacaACACCTGACCGCTCAAGACAGGAGATGCTAAGCACTATGACACCTAGGGTGACAGAACATTGGCCTTTTCTGAG CAAGCGTGATGGCAAAAGTAATTTGATAGGAAGCCCACACACCCCGAAAGCTCCCAGGCAGGGTCCGCGACCCCCTTCTCGCATTAAAGTAACTGAGTTGAGGCAAATTGCTGCAGTGCTATTCCAGGATTCAGGATTCCCATCGAGATGCATGGTGCCATCTGTTCTCCCTAAGCCATTATGCAAATCTTTGGCTTCAAACCGAGTGCTATTCTATGAGGATGAGTTATGCCAGGCTGTTGCTCAGAATAAGCTTCGCTGA
- the LOC108472439 gene encoding ubiquitin-conjugating enzyme E2-17 kDa-like has translation MASKRILKELRELQRDPPSSCSAGPVAEDMFQWQATILGPGDSPYCGGVFIVNIHFPTDYPFKPPKVVFRTKVFHPNINSNGNICLDILKEQWSPALTISKVLLSICSLLTDPNADDPLVPEIAHIYKTDKVKYETIARSWTYKYAMG, from the exons ATGGCATCAAAGAGAATTCTCAAGGAGCTGAGGGAACTGCAAAGAGACCCTCCAAGTTCATGCAGTGCAG GTCCGGTGGCAGAAGACATGTTCCAGTGGCAAGCGACAATACTCGGCCCTGGCGACAGCCCCTATTGCGGTGGGGTTTTTATTGTTAACATCCACTTCCCTACGGACTACCCTTTCAAGCCTCCAAAG GTCGTGTTTAGAACCAAAGTGTTCCACCCAAACATAAACAGCAATGGGAATATTTGTTTAGATATTCTTAAAGAGCAGTGGAGTCCTGCACTCACCATTTCGAAG GTTTTGCTATCGATATGTTCGCTGCTGACGGACCCAAATGCAGATGATCCACTTGTTCCTGAGATTGCTCATATATACAAGACTGACAAAGTCAAGTACGAAACGATTGCTCGTAGCTGGACTTACAAGTATGCAATGGGTTGA
- the LOC108473670 gene encoding rac-like GTP-binding protein ARAC1, whose product MSAVKFIKCVTVGDGAVGKTCLLISYTSNTFPTDYVPTVFDNFSANVVVNGSTVNLGLWDTAGQEDYNRLRPLSYRGADLFILAFSLISKASYENVSKKWIPELKHYAPGVPIILVGTKLDLREDKQFFIDHPGAVPISTAQGEELQKLIGSPAYIECSAKTQENVKAVFDAAIKVVLQPPKQKKKKSKAQKACTIL is encoded by the exons atgagcgCTGTGAAGTTCATAAAGTGCGTAACTGTTGGTGATGGTGCTGTTGGTAAAACTTGTTTGTTGATTTCATACACTAGCAACACTTTTCCTACG GATTATGTCCCGACCGTTTTTGACAATTTCAGTGCAAATGTTGTTGTCAATGGGAGCACTGTTAATCTGGGGTTGTGGGATACTGCTG GACAGGAGGATTATAACAGGTTAAGACCTTTGAGTTATCGCGGAGCGGATTTGTTCATATTGGCATTTTCCCTCATTAGCAAGGCCAGTTATGAAAATGTCTCCAAAAAG TGGATTCCGGAGCTAAAACATTACGCCCCTGGTGTACCAATAATTCTTGTTGGAACAAAGCTTG ATCTTCGGGAGGATAAGCAGTTCTTTATTGATCATCCCGGAGCTGTACCCATATCTACAGCCCAG GGGGAGGAGCTGCAAAAGCTGATCGGATCACCAGCTTATATTGAGTGCAGTGCAAAAACGCAGGAG AATGTGAAGGCAGTGTTTGATGCAGCCATCAAAGTCGTTCTTCAACCACCCAAGCAGAAGAAAAAGAAGAGCAAAGCACAAAAGGCCTGCACCATATTGTGA